Below is a window of Vulpes vulpes isolate BD-2025 chromosome 14, VulVul3, whole genome shotgun sequence DNA.
cctgcgagGGGACGGAGTacgggccgaggggcggggcctgaggggcggtgcgggggcggggcctgtgaGGGGGACGGTGTacgggccgaggggcggggcctgcgggggcggggcggggcgacggtgggggcggggcctgatgGGCGGGGCCTTTGAGGGGACGGAGTacgggccgaggggcggggcctgagggcggggcctgaggggcgggggcggggcgacggtgggggcggggcctcatGGGCGGGGCCTGTGAGGGGGACGGAGTACGgaccgaggggcggggcctgagaggcggggcggggcgacggtgggggcggggcctgatgGGCGGGGCCTGTGAGGGGGACGGAGTacgggccgaggggcggggcctgagggcggggcctggggggcggggcgggggcggggcctgcgagGGGGACGGTGTacgggccgaggggcggggcctgcggggcggggcctgcggggcggggcggggcggggccgcgccgcGGCTGACGCCCGCGCCCGTTGCAGTGAACGAGTTCACCGTGATCCGGAAGAAGTTCAAGTGCCCGTACTGCAGCTTCTCCGCCATGCACCAGTGCATCCTCAAGCGGCACATGCGCTCCCACACGGGCGAGCGGCCCTACCCCTGCGACATCTGCGGCAAGAAGTTCACGCGGCGGGAGCACATGAAGCGGCACACGCTggtgagcgggggcggggggcgcgggggggcacgggggggcaCGAGGGACCCCGAGCCCCGCCGCCCGACGAGCTCCTGCCCTGCGCCCGGGCGCGCCCGCGGGTGGCCCCGGCCCgacccctcccgcccccgccgagccccccgcgcccccttgCGACCTCCTCGGCCGAGGACTCCGCGTCCCGGGCACCGCGGGGCCAAGCCGGGCGGACCTGCtcggcgggaggcggcgggggaaGGCCCGTGAAGTGCGCGGATTCGCCCAAGTCCTGGGGCCAGGCCGGGCGGGGAGCTGAGCGGGTGAGCGGGGCCGGCGCAGCCCACAGCGCGTCTTCCGGGCAGAGCCGGGGCAGCCCCGGGACGGGGGAGCGCAGCCGCTGACCCACGGACGTCCGTGGCCCGGGCCTGCAGTGTCGCCCCCGGCGGGGTCGAGCGGGGCGGCGGCAGCCCCGACCCCGGACGGCAGGTCGTGGGGCCAGCGGCTGCGGTGCCTTGAGGCCTCCACCCGCAGCCGCCCTGGGCCCAGCATCCCCGTCTGCAGAGCCCCGGGAGCCGCAGAGGTTAGAGGGCTGTGTCCGCCGGTGCCGCTGTGCCCACTGGGCAGAGGAGTGGCGGCTTGCCTGGTGCGCCCGCGCCGGACCGCGGTGTCAGGGTGATGACATCGTCTCTTTAGCAAAACCACATCATGGCTTTGGGAAACGTGGATCCCAACGATCCGCTCAGTGTGCTCGTGGCCCGGGGCCCGTGGACGGGCTCCTGCATGGGCCGCGGGGAGGACCACACATCCCTGAAAATGTACTTCAAACGGTTGCAGGTTCACCTTTTTCTGAGAAGCGGCTCTGTATCTTCCCCTTTAATTAGTCGGGGGCCCCCGACTGCAGGGACAGGGACGCAGCTGAACCCCGCGGGCAGCAGGTGGCAGGGGGGGCTCTCCACGCTAGCTCGTCCTGCAGGGGCCCTTCTGTGTGGACGTGGCGCTTGCGTGTGCTGCGCAGGGGCCGGGAGTCGTGTGGACGACGGGGTCTCAGGAGCCACGTCCCTCCACCCAGGATGAGCCACGGGTTGCCATGGCGCCCGCATCCTCCCGCTCTCTTCCTCCCGTTTGTCTGTTAGGACAGGTGCCCAGCCATCTGGTGCTGGCCGAGTGGCTCCCTGCGACACCTCTGTCGCTCCCGGGCGTCCTGGCAcagcccccagccctctgcaGGGGAGCCCAGGCCCGGAGGCACCCCACGGGGCACCGCCTGCTGCTGCCCAGCCAGGCCTGCTCTCAGATCAGTGCTCGGAAGGGGCCGAGGAAGCCCTGAGGAGGGAGGGTCCCGGGGCCACATGGTCCGAGGCTCCGTTTCTAGAATCAGAACGTGTGGGGGCCCGGCCTGTCCGCGCTGCTCAGCAGTGAAGGTTCAAGCCGTGGTCTTGCCGTCGGGGCCTGTGGAAGGCGCGACCAGGAGGGTGGGTTGTTCCTGAGGGTCTGTGGAGACACCGGGCTGGAGGCAACGGGGTCCCTCCGACAGTGCAGCACCCAGGACAAGGACACATCGGTCAGGGGCCGTTCCAGGTGCGGAGCAAGGACTCCGCTCAGCAGACCTCGTCCACTGTGACGCCACTGGCCCTGTTCTTCCCACCGTGATGGGGTTTCCCGCGTTGCTCCAGGACTCTGGGGAATTCGGGGGGGGCCAGGAGTTGAGATCAactctgctgctccctccaccGACCACCCATCCTGCGCACCGaccgcccctgccctcccctgccccccgcaccggcTGCCCCGCACTGAccgccccggccccccccacCGACCGCCCCGtgttcccccacccctccaccctgcaccgactgcccatcccccaccccgaCTGCCCCACCCCGACTGCCCGTCCCTCTACACCAACCACCCCGTCCCTGTCCCCGTCCCCCCCCACACTGACCACCCCCGCCCCGCACTGATCTCCGGTCCCCTGCACTGACCACCCCGTCCCCCCACAGGTCCACAGCAAGGACAAGAAGTACGTGTGCAAGTTGTGCAGTCGTGTGTTCATGTCGGCTGCCAGCGTGGGCATCAAGCACGGCTCGCGGCGCCACGGCGTGTGTGCCGACTGCGCAGGCCGAGGCGTGGCCGGACCCCTGGACGGCGGGGGCGCCGAGGGCTCTCCTGAGCTGTTCCCCGGCGACGGGCCTTACCTGGAGGACCCCGACGACCCGCGGGGGGACGGCGAGGAGGAGCTGtgcgaggacgaggacgaggtGGGCCTGGCCCACGAGGACGCGCTGCTGGCGGCCGAGAAGGACGAGGACTCACCGCGGGGACCCGGCAGCCCCCCGGGGGCACCCGACAAGGACTTCTGGATCTCTTAGGCCCCGGGCTGGGCGTGCACGTTTCTGAGGATCGGCTcccgcccgggcccgggcccccaGAGCCGAGCAGGGGACCCGGGGGGGTGGCAGCCCGAGCGCCCGTTCCCACATGTCTGCGAGTTGTGGAGGGTCCCCGGCAGGTACGTGTGCGCAGGCACCCTGGGAGCCTTGAGGGCGGCCCGGCGGGCGCCGTGGTGGCGTCGGGGATGTCGAGGCAGGTTTTGCATAGTCCGAGGTCCGGTGCcagagcccccgcccccgctctgCGCCCCCTTCCTCGGCAGCCCGGTCGCGGCCCGTGTTGCGGTGGCGGCCGCCGGGCTTTGGTGCTTCACTTCCAACAGCTGCAGACGCCCCGCGGCCGAGGACCCCCAGGTGCTATGTTCCCGCGGCGGCGGGAACGCGCTGCTCTGCTGCGGGTCGGTGCTCCCACCCGGCCGctccgtccctcggggcctgggcGCCGCGTCCTGCGTGCACTTCCTCGGGGCCCGGGGTCGcggccccagctctgccaccctCCGTGCCCAGCCCCGTGGACCCTCCTGGGTGGCCTTGCCTTGTTGCTGCTAACCCCGGGCGGTGCCGCCCCGCGTGCTGCCCACACCTCCCCGCGTGGTGGCCGGCCTCGGGGGACGGGGGCCTCAGGGTGGCCGCACACGCTCCCTGGCCGTCCTGCTGTCCCTCGGGGGCGCCTCTCGGCCAGACTCTCCGGGGCGCACAGGCGCCCCGGCCCTCCCCGCCGCACTTTGCCCACATTCCGGCTGCGCGGGCGGCACCTGCGGGCCTGGTAGCGACCCAGGCCGGGCctgcgggcccctccccctccccctccccctctgccccccccaggCTGCGGGCCGggcccctctcttccttcctggtGGAAAGGGGAGACATGCAGGGCGGTAGGGGGAGGTGGCCTGCAGCCTCGTGGGGGTCGTGGGGGTCGGGATCAGGGGCAGGGCCGCCCCCCCACCGCCTTCCCGGGGGCCCTGCCcgctgcacccctgcccccctccgTGGGGCACCCTGcccgccccccttcccccctccaccccccctccacccGGGGCGCCGGGAGCTCCCCTCGCTGCCTTTCTCGGAGCGGGCGCTCCGCTCACGGGGCCTCAGAGctgcgtccccccccccccccgaccttcGGACCCTTTTCTAAGCCGCCCCACTTTCTTACAAATGTATTTGGAAACCAGACCTTTGCTACCACCAGTGTCTCTGGGTTTTGTACCAGTCCCACCGCCCAGGCCGCGCcggccgcctccgcctccgctcTCAGGACACCTGCTCTCTGACCCGCTCCCCGCCGGGCGCTGCCGGTGCCACCGGGCGTCTCTTTCCTTCAAAGCAACACTGTCCCGGCCCGGGGCCCAgtcccgcccgcgccccgccgacCGCACCACCTCCCAGGAGGCGCCGAGGGAGAAGAGTGTAATGAAGGGGTTTTTTTTAcgtgactgtttttttttttttttttaaatcaatgtttaaacgaataaatatttttttatgaagaggaaaaaatgtgtAGATTACATTTCACGTTTTGTACTTTTCTGTTCGTGTCTGTATTTTGGTGTTTGCAACACCAAAGCGGGAGATGCAGTCCGTGGAGTGGCGCGCTCTTTGGGGCTGGGGGGCACGGGGCCCTAGGACTTTTGTATCAAGCTCTGGATCCTGACCAGGTTGTACATTTGGACTCTGGGTTTTGGGAAACAGTCATAACACTGCCAGGACCGCACAGGGACCTCGACGCGAGAGACACAGCTACTGCTTCCAACTTTGcacatcttcctttttaaaaaagaaactctgagAAAATGCAAAAACTGGAACTTTTTGCAATATTATGAAAGATGATCTTATTTTCGCTCATTCTGTGACATGTGCAACGCTTAAGAAAGCCATACTTaatggttgtttttattttttagattctatattgTGTTTTGTATGTGGCCCTTTCAGAACTACTTGTAGTGAGGGTGCTGTGTGTGtgcttttcttaaatatttattttttcaacatgCTTTCAACCtgtcaacaaaaacaaaacagacaaaaaagggcagtgtttgaaaattgttttctttttttccttggggATAATCTATATTATATCAACTTTATATTAACGATCATAAACCTGTGTCTGTATTGGAGATGTGCGGAATATTTGGGAGAAGACTTTGGTGAGCGGTTGGCAGGAAATCACAGCTGTCGCCGTCTGTAGCCACAGGGCAGGCGGACGATATCCTCTGCTGGTCTCGCACCTGCCGCCTGCGGGTGAGCTCTGGGCCTGCCTGGGGGTCCCCTTCCTGTGACGGGTTAGCCTAGACATTCTTGCAAAGCTTCCACTCTCAATAAACTGGGAAACTGCTGCTCAAGCGACGCCTCGTGTTTCACAGCGTCCCCTCCCGCGGCGTCAGGGACGGAGCTCTGCGGCCCGCAGCCCGGCCTCCCCAGCACGCCCGCCAGGTCTCTGCGTCCTTCCCCCCAGGAGGCAGACACGGCTTCTGGAAAAACCccacatctttaatttttctccttgcCTGGCGCGGCCCAGACCCGAGACACCTGAGCTTCGCGATACAAACGTCAGCCCCCGGAGCCCTGGAACCGGCAGGTTAAGTGCGGGCAGGGGAGGCCCCTCCCTGACGCCCCTCAAAGTGCATCACACACTGGCCCCCTGCAGCCCATCCCATCCGCACCCTGACAGGGCCACCCTGGGGGCCTCGGGCCAAGGGGACAGCCCTGAGGTTTGGCTTTAGTGCAAAAGGCTGGTTTCTTCAGAGGCACTTTGAGTGGTGGGACGCCCCCACCCTCTGGGGGGGCCAGCGGCTTCCGGAGACCCTGCCGCGGGGGAGGCCCGGGGGGGTAGCTTATGCCCCCCAGTCCTGGCGGCTGGTGGCCGGGCGCTCAGTCCAGGAAGCGCTGGCACGCCTTTTTCCAGCGGCAGGCCGTACACCACAGGTCCCGGTGCTCCATGCCGTACACCTTGCGGCACTTCTTGGCATCACCTCGGGGCTTCCTGCGGGCACACGGAGACGGCGGGGGCTGAGGCTGGCCCGGGCCCTTCCCCGCCTGATGCCTGCCCGGGCCCCTCGACGCATCACGCACCTCGGGCTGGCGCCAAGCTTGGAGGGCAGGGTCGGCACGCAGGTCCGGAGGGCGGCGGGCTGCGGCTCCAGGCGGAGGGGGGCCAGGCAGCCCTGAGAGGAGACACAGCTGCGTCCTCCCCGGGCCCAAGCACCCCGACCCTCCCCCAGCCGCTGCCCGGGGCTCGCCCCCCCCGGAAGGCGGCATCCCCGCGGCACACCTCTTGGGGTGCCGCCGAGCTCAGCAGCGGGACCCGGGGCAGGGCCAGCGGGCGCAGCAGGCTGGACAGGCTGGGTGGCTCGGGCAGCTCCAGGCAGGGGaaggcgggcggcgcgggggccgTGGGGCACACGGGGGACAGGCCGGACAGCCCGTCTGCCAGCACGTCCACGCCAACGTCCAGCTCTGTGTAGTAGAAGTCCTCCTCACCGTCGCTCTGCTCCGGGTCTGCCTGCCGCCTGCTGGGGACACCGCGGGCGGGAGCTGAGGCCCTGGTCCACCgggcttgcccccccccccacctgccggCCCCACCGCACCCCAGGTGCACCAGGCGGATGTGTCTCTGCATCCCGGAGGCCGTGCTCAGCACCTTCCCACACCGCTTCCATAGACACTGGAACAGGACCTGCACTGAGCTCTGGGTGACAAGGGCTGGTGGTCAGGCTTGGCCACCGCGTCCACCCCGCCCTGAGGACTGCCTCAGGCTCACCTTCCTCTTCCTTGGGGCAGGTTCCCCAAACAGGAAATGGGCTGCCTCGGAGGGCAGTGGGGGTGACGGGGTGGATGGAGAGGACTGGTCACTGGCCAGGTCCCAGCCCCAGTctccgctgctgctgctgctgcagctgcccAGTGGCCGCGCCAGGGTCTCCTTCCAGGGCTCCAGGCCAGGCTCTGTGGGGACGCGCCGGCACCTGTCAGGGTTCCTGGCGGGCCCAGGCCGCCCGGCAGAAACTGCCGCCGCAAGCCCCTGCACGCTGGGCCTGTTCGCAGGTGAGCGTGGAGGGCGCAGCGTTCTGCAGGAAGCAGCGGCCGGGAGCAACTGGCCCCCACTGCCTGAGATCCGGGCTCCCCAACACAGGGAACGACACACAGGGACACCCTGTGGGGGGCACGCCTGGCCAGCCAGGTGCAAGTGGGGGGGCACAGGCTCGCAGACCCCGGGCACTGCGGCGCTGGCCTCGGAGGGGCACGGGGGTCCTGGTGTCTGTTTCCGGCCTCACGAGATATTTAGGTGGTGGTGACCCTTGCCTCAAGGGGTGGGCAAGTGCACGGCCCTCCCTACCCAAGCCAGGTGTGTGTCtcacctgggctgcaggctgcagctGGGGCCCCCAGCAGGAGGGGACTGGTTGACAGACTCGTGAGGGCGGCCGCAGCCATGACCTCATCCAGCCGGGACTTCCCTGGGGGGGCTCTGGAAGAGACGTGGGTGGCGTCCAGCAAGTACTTGAagcccctcccctggcccagcACACGTGCAGGCCTGGGCACtcgcgtctgtgtgtgtgtgtctgtgcacgcGCGAGAGCGGGccagctccctccctgcaggCACAGGGCTGGAGGCGCGGCTCCTCCCCCGGCTCGGGTTACAGACCAAGTCCGCAGGAACCACCGGGAACCACGCAGCGGGTccccccgcggcccgcgcccctGCAGCCCGGGCTCGCTCGCGGTGGTTCCCGCAGGCCCGGGGCTCGACCCCGCTGGGCCGGGGTCTCAGGCCCCAGCTCCGGGCCGGGCGCAGCCGCCCCGGGGTCACTCAGTGACCAGGGTTGTGCAACAGCAGCGTGGGCCGCGGCCagcccgggagggagggaggggcagcggggCGGCCGGCtccggcgcgggcggggggcccGGCCCGCCTCCACCCGGGGGCCCAGCGCGGGGGGGCGCCCCGGAGGGCCGGGCAGGGCTGGGAGCCGCGGCCGAGGCCGGGCCTCCCGAGCGTCCTCCACCGCCCGCAGGCCCGGGCCTCGGGGGCCTGGCGCCCCGCGCTGCTGCTCCGCTcccccggggctgcagggccGCGGCCGGACCGCGCGGGGGTCGGAGCCACGTGcccgcgcccccccgccgccccgcgcacCTGCGCACCTGCCGCGGGGGCCCCGCTCACCTCTGCGCGAGCACCGGGACGTGCGCCGACGGCGTCCGgggcccccccgccgcccccgcccgcgcccccggggccccgAGGAGGGCGGCCCGCGGCTCCGGCTCCCGCGGCGGCGCGAACTCCGGGCCCGCGAAGCCGCCGCCCACGGCAGCGCCCTGCGGAAGGGGCAGGCTCAGCGGGCtcccagcgcccccgccccgccccgccccgggcccggaGTCCGCGCAGCGCCGACGCCATCTTCGCGGCCCCGAGCGCggccggcgccccgccccccggtaCCTGCGGCGGCGCGAGCACCGAGACGGGCGCGGCCGCGGGGTCCcggccggcggcgcggggcggggggcagcagcccggggcgggcggcggaGGGCGCTCGGCCTCCATGGCCGGCCGGGCCGAGGCTGCAGCGGCGAGGGCGGGCGCTCGGGACGCGGCCCCCAGGCCGGGCGGGGCTGCCCGGGCCGCCGACCCCCGCCCGCGATcggccgccgcccgcgccgcgcggCCCGAAGCtgccggccggccccgcccccgccccccgcgcgccccgcccccgccgcgcggccccgcccccgccgcgcgcccaTTGGCTGGCGCGACGTGTCAACACTCCGGGCCGGGCGGCGCCGGGGCCGGCCGCGCTCCCATTGGCTGGCGCCGCGAGGCCCggcccgccccctgcccgccccctgcccgccccggcCCTCGGCCCTGCGGAGCCCggcgcccgcccccccgcccccgccgccccccgcgggAGCCCGGAGCCCCGGACTGGCGGGTGCCCGCGCGCAGGCTGCGGGCTCGGGGAGGGGCCGCGGCCGCCGGCGGGCCTCCGGGAGCAGGTCGCCCTTTCACGCGccgctgcccacctgcccccgaGCTTACGTAACGcaggggccgggcggcggcgcgCTCCTCggtgccaggcccaggccccaccccggGCGGTCGGCTCGCGGGCGCCGCCCCGGAGCTGCCCCCCTGCGCGGGGTCCCGCGAGGCCTGAGCGGCGGCGCGGCTTCGGGCCCGCGGCCCAGACGCCCGAGGCGGAGGGGCCCCTCCGGACGGTCCCCGCCGGGCCTCCGGGCGGCAAATAAGGAGGCTGCgaggcggggctgcgggggccgcCCGCAGGGGCTTTATTAGGGCCTCGGGAGAGGGCGGCGGCAGGACCCCAGGGGCCTCGCAGGCGGGGAGCCTGGGGATCCGGGCGCGGGCGGCGCAGGGCGCGGGAGCTGGGCTCCACCCGGCCTACACGTGGCTGCTCAACAGGTGGGGACGTGGAGACTCCTCCGAGGCTGCGGCTGGGGAAGCCGGGAGCCCCCAAGCCCCGCGCAGGTGCCCTCGAGCCGGAGCAGCGGGTTCCAGGCGCCCTGGGCCCCCATGTCCTGGATGCTCTCGTACACGTTTTCCAGGAGGCCGTCATCCTTGCCCAGGCCCCCGAGTGGGAGGGTCTCGTGGGACTGGTCACTTCCCACAGCCAGAACCGCTTCGCTGCCCTTGGGGTCCAGCTGGTCTGCGGCAGTCCCTGGGTCCCTCTTTGTAGGCTTCCTGACCTTGGAGTACAGGATGTCCACCTGGGAGAGAGGAAGCCCAGGGCGCGGTCGGCACCATCCTGCTCCTTCAAGGGCGCGCacatccccaccccagcccagcctcagTTTACCTCAACAGCTGGGGTTGGCGCGGCCgttccctgccccaggccctgggggcccTGAGCTGCTCCCTTGAGCCTCCGGATACAAGCGTACTCAGCCACTTCGGGTCTGACCTCAGGCCCAGGGCTGGCACAGCTGCTGGTGAGCCATGCCCCTGCCCACACCGCGGGGCTGGCTGCCAGGCTGGCCCTGGGGACTGCGGCCAGCCCCACATTGGAATAGGTGGCCTCGGGGCCGGTGGAAGGTGAGGCAGCAGCCGGCGAGAAGGGCGGTTCTCGGGGCGAGAAGGCCACCAGAGGTCGGCTGGTGCCTCTGGACACC
It encodes the following:
- the SLC2A4RG gene encoding SLC2A4 regulator is translated as MEAERPPPPAPGCCPPPRAAGRDPAAAPVSVLAPPQGAAVGGGFAGPEFAPPREPEPRAALLGAPGARAGAAGGPRTPSAHVPVLAQRAPPGKSRLDEVMAAAALTSLSTSPLLLGAPAAACSPEPGLEPWKETLARPLGSCSSSSSGDWGWDLASDQSSPSTPSPPLPSEAAHFLFGEPAPRKRKSSVQVLFQCLWKRCGKVLSTASGMQRHIRLVHLGRQADPEQSDGEEDFYYTELDVGVDVLADGLSGLSPVCPTAPAPPAFPCLELPEPPSLSSLLRPLALPRVPLLSSAAPQEGCLAPLRLEPQPAALRTCVPTLPSKLGASPRKPRGDAKKCRKVYGMEHRDLWCTACRWKKACQRFLD
- the LIME1 gene encoding lck-interacting transmembrane adapter 1; this translates as MGPQVPPAPPVLWALGGLALLLWLWALCTACHRKRAQRQQPPVRVMQAEASLLRRHPLCTLSKSDTRLHELHRGPGGCRVPRPVSMDVQRSQWLEVSRGTSRPLVAFSPREPPFSPAAASPSTGPEATYSNVGLAAVPRASLAASPAVWAGAWLTSSCASPGPEVRPEVAEYACIRRLKGAAQGPQGLGQGTAAPTPAVEVDILYSKVRKPTKRDPGTAADQLDPKGSEAVLAVGSDQSHETLPLGGLGKDDGLLENVYESIQDMGAQGAWNPLLRLEGTCAGLGGSRLPQPQPRRSLHVPTC